TACTAAGGAAGTTGTTATTGGGAATGACTGTTGGATTGGTGCAAATGTTACGATTCTCGCAGGAGTGACGATTGGGGAGGGCTGTACGATTGGTGCTGGGGCGGTTGTTAAGAGGGATATACGCCCTTTTAGTATTGCTGTTGGAGTTCCAGCGAGGGTTATTAAATAGCAGGGGCACCAGAGGGAAATACGGAAAATGTGAGATAGGCCGTCTGTATCTGCTGTAGGAGCAAGTGTTCACTCATTTCTAGCGCTGCTAGTGGTCTTTGCCGGCTAAATTGCTGCATACAGAAGGTGGAGGGGCTTTACAACCCAAACAAGGAGATTAACGCGACCTGCAATGCCCCTCACTGAGTCAGTCAGAAGAAGTACAGGAGTGATAGCGGGGTTGTTATTGACCTCTCCCCTCACCACTTCATCTCatcacaacaaccaccatgtCACAgcctctccgtctccaagACAAAGTCGCCATCGTAACAGGCGCCTCATCAGGCCTCGGCCGAGCGATCGCCGTCCGGTACGCGCATGAAGGCGCCAGAGTCGTATGCGCTGATCTCTCGCCCATGGCCCGATCGCgcgaggaggccgagatCACCACGCATGATCTAATAGAGAAGAATGGCGGACAGTCGCTCTTTGTGCAGGctgatgttggagatgcagTTCAAATGGAGAATTTGGTTCAAACTGCTGTTAAGCGCTTTGGGAGGCTGGATATGTATGAGCGGCCATCCACTGAATCAAGATTGCATCGACTTTCATCAAAGAATAGCTGCTAATACAAGCAGTCTTGTCAATAATGCCGGTATCAGTATCGAGGCGCGCACTCCGGCGGTTCTGCATCTTACTGACGAAGCGACGTGGGATACGACCATGAGGGTCAATGTGAAGTCGGTATTCCTGGGGTGTAAATATGCCCTTGC
This sequence is a window from Aspergillus puulaauensis MK2 DNA, chromosome 6, nearly complete sequence. Protein-coding genes within it:
- a CDS encoding SDR family NAD(P)-dependent oxidoreductase (COG:Q;~EggNog:ENOG410PJB5;~InterPro:IPR002347,IPR036291,IPR020904;~PFAM:PF00106,PF13561,PF08659;~go_function: GO:0016491 - oxidoreductase activity [Evidence IEA];~go_process: GO:0055114 - oxidation-reduction process [Evidence IEA]), whose product is MSQPLRLQDKVAIVTGASSGLGRAIAVRYAHEGARVVCADLSPMARSREEAEITTHDLIEKNGGQSLFVQADVGDAVQMENLVQTAVKRFGRLDILVNNAGISIEARTPAVLHLTDEATWDTTMRVNVKSVFLGCKYALAQMLQQEPHSSGDRGWIVNISSIMGMIVGPENPSYCASKGAVSQLTRQIALDYAPHKIHANALCPGYTQTAIFKETTTHLTPWEDLNRRHPLKGPGLPDDVARMAVVLASEDASWVTGVCLPVDGGYTAR